One region of Oryza sativa Japonica Group chromosome 10, ASM3414082v1 genomic DNA includes:
- the LOC4349341 gene encoding putative lipid-binding protein AIR1, whose amino-acid sequence MASSRASASCALFLALNLLLFAITTACPSCGSGGGGGHGHYGGGGSSGGGGGYGGGSGGYGGGGSSGGGYGGGGGSSTSGWYGKCPTDALKLGVCANVLDLIKAKAGVPATEPCCPLLNGLVDLEAAVCLCTAIKANVLGINLNLPIHLSLILNFCGKGVPTGFMCS is encoded by the coding sequence ATGGCGTCGTCCAGGGCGTCGGCTTCCTGTGCCCTCTTCCTCGCCCtcaacctcctcctcttcgccaTCACCACCGCCTGCCCGtcctgcggcagcggcggcggcggcggccatggccattacggtggcggcggcagcagcggcggaggcggcggctacggaggaggcagcggcggctacggaggaggcggcagcagcggcggcggatacggcggcggcggggggtcgTCGACGAGCGGGTGGTACGGGAAGTGCCCGACGGACGCGCTGAAGCTGGGGGTGTGCGCGAACGTGCTGGACCTGATAAAGGCGAAGGCGGGGGTGCCGGCGACGGAGCCGTGCTGCCCGCTGCTGAACGGGCTGGTGGACCTGGAGGCGGCGGTGTGCCTGTGCACGGCCATCAAGGCCAACGTGCTGGGCATCAACCTCAACCTCCCCATCCACCTCAGCCTCATCCTCAACTTCTGCGGCAAGGGCGTCCCCACCGGCTTCATGTGCTCTTAA
- the LOC4349342 gene encoding QWRF motif-containing protein 7, with protein MESNGVGGGAARPLTASRRLLARSASTTASRAGGAGAFVYDGMRPAPLFSSTNFARSLRKAASFGGGGKKQYSADDDGAVAVKAAAPPRRALSSKENTVHELGTAAARGPWEPARRPRRSSSGGSSSPENAGSTRGSAVLRDMMTRRKEEPEKEEAAHRARMLAARLLQWRFANARMEKAMARATAAAENKLFYTWLRVAELRNIQAAKRIVAQRRRQKLKLARLLRPQLSLLASWDSLAKPHADAVDDLGAVLAAACTALPLADGAQGDMESLHEAMFACVGTVNDIEANADMFFATAGVTSSTLEELSTTIKQEVEGLQEAMKLARIVTSLQVQEVSLRANLIQIQAKQKVDMGASVPAIATSGWCF; from the exons atggagtccaatggcgtcggcggcggcgcggcgcggccgctCACGGCGTCGAGGCGGCTGCTGGCGCGGAGCGCGAGCACCACGGCgtcgcgcgccggcggcgccggcgcgttcGTCTACGATGGGATGCGCCCGGCGCCGCTCTTCTCGTCGACCAACTTCGCGCGGTCCCTCCGTAAGGCGGCctcgttcggcggcggcggcaagaagcAGTAcagcgccgacgacgacggcgccgtcgccgtgaaggcggcggcgccgccgcggcgggcgctgAGCAGCAAGGAGAACACCGTGCACGAGCTGGGTACGGCCGCGGCGAGGGGCCCGTGGgagccggcgaggcggccgagGCGGAGCTCATCGGgggggtcgtcgtcgccggagaaCGCCGGGAGCACCAGAGGATCGGCCGTGCTCAGGGACATGATGAcgcggaggaaggaggagcccgagaaggaggaggcggcgcaccgCGCGCGCATGCTCGCCGCGCGCTTGCTCCAGTGGCGCTTCGCCAACGCCCGCATGGAGAAGGCCAtggcccgcgccaccgccgccgccgag aacAAGCTGTTCTACACGTGGCTGCGGGTGGCGGAGCTCCGGAACATCCAGGCGGCGAAGCGGATcgtggcgcagcggcggcggcagaagcTGAAGCTGGCGAGGCTGCTCCGGCCGCAGCTCTCGCTGCTCGCGTCGTGGGACTCCCTCGCCAAGCCgcacgccgacgccgtcgacgacctcggcgccgtcctcgccgccgcctgcaccgCGCTCCCCTTAGCCGACGGCGCCCAA GGCGACATGGAGAGCTTGCACGAAGCCATGTTCGCGTGCGTGGGCACGGTGAACGACATCGAAGCCAACGCCGACATGTTCTTCGCCACG GCTGGGGTGACGAGCAGCACGCTGGAAGAACTGTCGACGACGATAAAGCAGGAGGTGGAGGGCCTGCAGGAAGCCATGAAGCTGGCAAGGATTGTCACTAGCTTGCAG GTGCAGGAAGTGAGCCTCCGGGCAAACTTGATTCAGATTCAGGCAAAGCAGAAGGTTGACATGGGAGCATCTGTCCCGGCGATTGCAACTTCTGGTTGGTGTTTCTGA